The Gossypium raimondii isolate GPD5lz chromosome 2, ASM2569854v1, whole genome shotgun sequence genome segment TTCAAAATGCATGTTTTCCTTGGATGTAGGATGTTTCATTAGATTCAAGTGATCCAGTTGATAGAACAGTTAATCATCATTCCTATGCCTTGCAGTGTGTTTAACACTTGAATGTTTCCTATACAGTAATTGGGATACTGAAAGTGACCAGGAGTTCAAAGGATACCAAACCGGGAATTCAGAACCTTTAGGCTCTGGTATGAATAGTTTTTGCCTCTTGTAATATGTGGATTTTTGTTAAGCTTTGGCCTGCATTGCAACAAAAGACCAGCAGCAAATTCAGCTCAACTTCTGCAGCAACACTGTTCTGAAGTGAAGAAATGAAACTGGTCCGAATGCAACaacatattttgattattttgttccTATGCAACtttgtcttttttctttgtaatttgatAGCAAAGTTAGTAGGATTTGTTGGATGATTTGTATTGATGTTATGGCTGATATGTCAGCTTACTTTTTGTGTACAAGTTAGTATTGTTTTGTGATGTATTAAGTGGGAGCAGTTAAAACTGACCATTTGCTTTTgtaacatacatatattttcaaaatttgaatgaatgaCATTGAAGTTTTTCAGTTATTTTTTTGCTTAGTTCCTTATTCAGTTTTCTTGCTtcaattgtttttgttttctttcttgcTTAAAAAACCAACAATTTTGTATTGAAGGGGTTTTTGGGATTTCTTAGGAACTAAAAATGTCCTTTTGCCTTTTTCAGGACATATTGGCATCACCCTGGATGATACAATCAAGGCATGTGAGAGATTCCAACGCCTTGGAGTAGAGTTCAGCAAAAAACAATTATGTAAATCACATGGAGATTATTTAAGACTAGAGCATGCAAAAATTTTCTGAAAGTGCTTTTGTTCATGCCTAGTTTATCAATCTCATTTGTACGGTATGCATTCATCAGTGGTTACTGGACCGAAATCTGTGATATGACTACTATTGGAGAAGTAGTTAGATAATTTGCCTAAGTGCTTCACAAGCCTCAGGTAgcttttttagtatttattttgcaaatcTATCTCAGCTTTGTGAAGCACTTAGGAAAATCTGTCTGTAGACCATTGCAAATCTATCTGATCCATACCGTTGATGCAGGAAACAACAATGGCATATGTTGCAGATTTCATTTGCCATCTCGGTTTCAGTGTGGCGGTATGTATTCCTATACATCATTTCTTCTGTTTCCGGAACTCATTGAGGGAAGAACTCAGCCCCACCTCCATGAAATCTTAATTGAACCACTTTTCATTCCAGTGTGTCTACGTTTTCTGCATGTCTGATATGTATCATCTATGTGATGGTAGAAACTTTCAACCATTGAATCATGGATATAATACTTTTTTGAGAACTTgtttctacaatttaatcatgttCGAAATTTGGCGTAATTGGATttctctacttttataatgttgtAAATAGGTTCaattatgtttatgaaaaattaaatgagaagAGGGAAGTTTGATCAGTCAATGCAAACTTTCTTTGTTAATGTTATGTATGCCACAATGGAGTGGACTGTGAAGAACAATGACACAAGCTGTAACAGTGCATTTAATCCACAATGATGAGGGAACTGTGTGAATAACTTGTGGGGTTCACTATTTAGGAGCAATCCTCTCGGCTGTTTCAGAGGAGGCTATTTCCCCATGCATCCATTTCTGCAACATCTGTAATGAAGCCTTTGGTTGATCCATTGGAACCATGTGACCAGCATCATGGACCTGCAATGgccatcatcattttcatggGGAGCAATTAAGAAACATTGAAAAGCACATGGAGAAAGGGTTGTTTCAGAGTTGCAGACCTTGAGGAAAGTGAGAGGACCATGGGTTTTCAGTTTCCCGGCTTCTACACCATCGACAACAAACGGAACAATAGGGGATGAACTGAAACCTTTCTGCCCGGACCATGTCATTGCATGAACCCACTTTGAATTCCCTAACCCGAGTCCGAAAAAACCACGAGTTTAGAAAGAGTATGATATGCATCAACTAAACATATCTAAAGGGAAGAGTGTCTCACCAAGCCAGTTACATATAAGGTCATACTCTCCAGCATATATGAGGACCTTTATGCCATCTTCAAGGAGAGAAGGGATACCAACTTCGAAGTTTCTCATCCAGTCCATAAGCATAGCTTCGTATACCACGCTGCTGCATGAGACAAAATCGATGTCTCCGACCCCGAGTGCTTCTCTAACTGATTTCAGGTTCAGGAATGTCTCGACGTCCGAGAAATCGTAACACATGTCTCCTTCACACTGCTTTCTAATGTCATAGTACTGAAAACATCGAAGTAAGTGAGAATTGTAAAATCTTGAACAGCTTATGCAATATATAATAACAAAGGATAAAAGTTTGTGCTATCTTACATTTACAGTACCAGCTATCCTCAATATCTGATTGAAGACATTGTTGCAGATTTCGTATGAATCCACACAAGAATCTCCACCATCGGAGCCTGGAATGGTAGTTGAGAACATGAATATCGATTCGCAAGAGGAAAAGGTATGGATATCGACATTAAAGCTAAGAGAAAGTACCACAGCTTTTGATTGCCTGCACACATGATGGAACCAACTTCTTGATATTGACATAATCAGATTGTGAAATCAGACTTGAGTTCAAAGCAAAATCTGGGTATGCTTGATACTGAATTTCGGGATTCGTTAGGCCATTACCGATGGCGAAACCCTGTTTCAACCATTTAAAGTTAACtgtaatgagaaatccatattCAAATGGCATAGATGAAGTTTCAAGTGATGTGTACCTTAAGGTTGATATGAATTCCCCGCTTTGCTTTGTTTCCTTGGTGAACTCGAACGGCGAAAGCCGGAATATAATGCCCGGCATACGATTCTCCGGTTATGTAAAAGTCATTCTTAACATACTGAGGATGCTGCTTGAAAAAGGCCTGCAAAAAGTCGTACAAATCATTGCTGACACCGTTTTCATCATGACGAATGTCGGTATCATCTGAAGTGTAACTGAAACCGGTTCCAATCGGCTGATCTACAAACAGAATGTTCGATGCCTGCCAAGGGACGATAAATATGTGGATCCATAAGAAGGGAAAGGATAAATATCATAAAGAGTAAAGAAACTCATGGAATTCTATCAGATACCTTGTCCCAGCCATAGTCATTCCATAAAAGTGACAAGTTTTTAGCTAGATGGAAAGGGCCATTTTCATAAAACAATGCCAATTCACTGCTGCATCCTGGACCTCCAGTCAGCCAAATCACCACAGGGTCCTTCTTGCTGTTCCGGGATTcgaagaaaaagtaaaacatcCTGCAAGTTTTTGAAGAACGAGATCAATAATCCGAAACCAGTTTTATGCAAAGAACTAAGACCTGTTTAGCATACACTGATATGTCCATCATTTTCAAAACTTGTATATGCCAAGGTACCACTTTGGAAGCAACATATAAGAACCATGACATACATATTCAATGTTCATTGCATATATaagttgaattgtgaaatgagatCATTGCAGGGCACGTTTGTGCCACAATTTACTATCAACTGAAAGATATAAATGCTTACTaaagcatacatatatataacactAAGAGCTGTTGGCTTACCTTGCAGATTTAGAATGTGGAAGCTTATAGTATCCAGCATGGTGagcaaaattttgaatagaaggACCAGGAGCATCAATAACTGGGAATTTGAATTGCTTTTCAACAATCTTTGAAGGCTCATTTGTAAGGTCTTCATTGACACCTTCATTAGCAGCATGTCTTGGGAACAAATTAAGCCCTCGTATGAGCTTTTCTGCTTGTATTTTTGCAGTGGGAGATGAGTGAAGTTGGGTTTTCCATGGTGAAACAGCCTTGGCCAACAATGGTGAAACCAGCAAAAAAAGTGAAAGCAAAATGAGTTTTTCAAAGAAAGTTGAGgccatttcttttctctttctttgtgGGGTCTTAATCTTTTTTGGGAGATTGCTGcaaaattttgtttggtttataTAGAGTTTGATGGAACCACCTCCACTAGGGGACAAAGTCCATTGATTTTGCATGCTTAAGTCTTGAATAATCTCCATGTGATTTAcattattggtttttttttattttctactttAGAAGTCTATATAGCATTAAATGTTGCGAGGAAATTGAAGAATATCTCAAATCTTTGGATCTATTTTTAGTCTTGAagaatttatcatatatttaatataaggCTATGATTATGAATagtatgaaattaatattttacataaacaATGACTTAATAATTTGTATTGATATTTTCTCATTAACAAGCAAAGGTAACTATAGTAACTCCTATATATAACCACCTTACACCTCCACTAACCCCACTTTTTCTCCATAATAGAATTCAAAGATTTCTACTTTGATCCTTACaatcatgaattttatttatttttaaatagcaaataaactatattaatgaaatgaaaaagtggtccaTCAAGAATTTGGCTTCTATTTGCTacatatcatattatttaattagtttaccTCACAAAATTAGCATTTTATCAACTATTACAAAATGatccttttattcttttctaaGGTATAAGAATTTTTATAGTCATTTCAAAAGTAGAAGGACcaaaatacaatattttcaCCTACAAGTTTATGTTCTTTGCCTTGTAAGTGTTAAGTATTGTCTACAAgattcatttttttcatgaagCTAACTAACTATAAAgctttccccttttttttcttttcatgaacCTAACCTAACTATAAAGTTTTAACTTTctttactttactttttttctttttctttttttttttttggcattcAATAATGGAACTTGGGCTTTGAAGACAAGGTTAGAACAACAATGTTGCTTACAAGACatcaaaaacataataaataagaaGAGCTACCCAAAACATGACAACATTTGACTCCACTCAATGTTTGAATCCAACAATGAAAGGAAAGGAACATGGGTGATCTTTCCTAAAGGCATTTACTGGGTCCCATCTTATATCTGCCCTACCTCACCTTGTCAATAATAACCCATACTTTACTTTTGACAAAATGGGTTTAGCTTCACTAATTTTGGGTTTGCatgagaaaagaagaaagaagtgattaaatttaaagtcgagcatagatcaaattattaaacaaaaaaaatctctcccaacatttcaaaatcaaaatcttaaGCATCAAACTTGACCTTTTATGAACTTTTCTTGATAAGAGAAGTTATATCATTAACATTCACACTAAGCTTTTGTACTCAAGAATGCCATGATAGAACATTAGCACAGTCTTGAATCCTATGGTTGATTGTATTTTTGTCTCCGAAAACTAATAATTCAGTCTAAGTTTTATTagcaaaatttttaactaaaccTAACGTCTAACATATACATTTGTTTCTAGTACACATACTTGTTAAATTGAATAGTGAAAAGCTCGATATCCCTTAAATAAAGCCTCAAATTTGAGTTCAATGGATAAAAAAGACCACACTAAAAGAGTTTGTTCTCTATTTAAGGGTCGGGTCCAACTCCGCTTGAGTTTGAATTTAACCGAATCTCATTGTGACTACCGGATACTAGGAAACCTCAAACCAACTTTACATATATGTGTATTACAGGCAATATGCCTAGAAAGATAATCAACTTCGCTGTTTTGGTCAATAAGAGGCCAAAAAAGGTGATGCAGGTAATGACTGTAATATATGGAAGGACACCTAAATCAGGAAAGAATGGGAAAGGTACTTGTCGgaagatttatatgaaaatggttcaCAGCAAAAACATTGAAGGAACCTGATATTAATTTCTGCTGAGAAATGTTCTGTTTTTTCTCTTTCCCAACGTGCAACTTGCAACAACCCTTAGAGCCATGtgttcttttcaattttgataaatGAGATTACTGGTGAAATCCGAATCTTGGTTATCATCAAAACGTTAATAAGTACTCAACAAACCGGACCACCTGTACGTATAAGCTTACTTCACTCAGCTGTTTCACCAGACATTTTCAAGCCatatttgaatcattaatttcttgtttctttGCACGCCATGTCCTGCACGCATCATGTAAGAAAGACCAAAGCTTCATGATACTAAAAGTTCTTCAAGAATTGCAAAATGAAGAGCCTTTGCCAGCCCACGTTTAACAAGTGCAGAAAACAGCTTTCAACacaattacatttttttttttgagggaACAAACCATACAATGCTGTCTGTAACTCGATTTTTCAAGATAAATACAACATATTACTACAAGGGTTTCCCCAAAATGGTTTATTATTGATCAATGTATAtggtatgtatgcatgtataaaGAGTTTCAACACATAAATGCTCCTTGTATAATACAGACCTTGCACATAGGAATAAGTATTAAATAACAAGCGTTACACAATAACAGCTTCAATGTGCTGATCAATAGATATCCAGTTTGTAATACACTACAAAGGTTACTTTCTCGAAGTGTTAAATTTCAGTCCGAACCCAGAGGCAGCTCATTAATCAGTCTGATCACCATTTCAAGGCAAAGGCAGAAGGCTTGACTTACAAGTTATGACCTAACTTTTGCAAGTCGAGCCCTTATTTCTTCTAGTTCTTCCTCATCATCAACTCCTTCGGCTATAGCCTCTTCCTGTAAAGCATTAAAGAAAAGGGGGAAAACAAATCACTCTTTAGGCTTAATGAGAAAAGATTAGCTAGAGCTATGTTACAAAGCACTTGTGCCACACGTACCTCCTGCGCTGCAGGTTGAGCTGGCTGCTTCATCTTCTCCTTCCGGACTGCCTCCGGAAGCTGTGCAGCTGTCTCACCAGCAATTGCTGTCAAGACCTTGTCAACCTCTTCTTCCGTCTCCTCCTCTATATCCTCAGAATCCAGCGCATTGTCAAGAGCATCATTGACAAACTCCTCGATAACACCTGCCTACATATTAATAAAAAGTAACTATCCGTTGTCTCATTCCATAAAGCCAGCATATTCATCAACGTATAAAAGAgaagatttaagccattagagAATCCCCTAACTTTTATGTTATAATAAGCAACGGAAACCCCATGTAACCAACAAGGCTAGAGTGGAGAACAAAAGCTCAGACTGACACAAGTTGTAGTCAAGGGCAATATAATATAAAAGGTTGGATACCATTTGCACCAAAAATATACAGAAAAAGGTAACCATTTATCGATATTTTCCTTGGTACTTAAAGATAAAAGTAGTAAAGAAACCTTGGTCATCTCTTTGCTGAACTCTTGCATTGTGACAGCCACTTCTGGAGCCTTCATAAGGTTATTGACAAGCTTCATAACCTCAGCACTCTTGGACAAATGCCCAACTGTACGGGCAATTGCTGCAACATTTtcgaaaatacaaaaaaaaataatgagaaCCAATCTAAGAAACAAGTAGTTCATCCAAAAATTAGAACACTACTGTCAAGATTCAAGAATATAAAAAGCAAAACAAGTGACACATGATGTTAATACCATTCTTCACCATGTCCATGATTAAAAGTGCATATAAGCAGAACAGAAAGGTAAGCTCAAATATGTAAAACATCATACCTACACTTTCCCCAAGGTGCATTGATATTGAATTCAATTGTGCCTTATTTTCATAGAGACGATTGACTGTTCTTCTGGATCTCACAATTTCCATGGCGAGTGactgaaataaacaaaagaaatgaaaactATAAGACAAAAATGATTGTTGAACTTTTGAATCAACACCTAGAACTAAATCCAAGAACCAACTTTGCCACTAATGAGCATAATTGATCACAGTTTTCAAACATTCAAGGATGAAAACAATTATAGTTGAGTATGGATAATACTTCTGATAAATTTAGGTCAAAATATGCTCCTAGTCCATGTACTTTGATAAAGTTCGATAATTAGTCCCTGCACTTAAAAGAGTTAgaaattaattcttttacttttcgaTTTAAAAATACTAGTCTAATCATTAATATTGTCAGCATATTCCGTCAAAATTTGCCAACTTGAAATGTTTAGGTTGTCCTCATATAAGGGCAGGTAAATTTTGATGGAAATTATGATTTATGCATACATGTATACACAGACATACACAATTAATGCAGTAAAAGAATACTAGCAAAGAACTTCAATCTTGAATATTAGCAACCAAATTTAATTCGAAAACAGGATTACaatttatcaaaagaaaattagaaaaaagaaaaactaaatgaAGTACCTTAGCAGAAACCATGTCATTTCTCTTGGCAGCATCTTTAATAGCTTTTTgtacatttttctcttctctttgaATATCTGAACTACAATAAAAGACTTTACCTAATAGTAACCCTAACCATCAATCCAAAATCGTGAAATCCACGATCCATAAAAAAAGAAGGAACTTGCCTCTGATTTGGCGCTCGATGTTTCGGCATTCCTGGCGAAGGCGACGCTGCCAATCTCTTAATAGCTGTTGTGGATTCGGTTTTGGCTTTATCATATTCATCACCTTCTCCATTTTCTCCCCTTCCAATCAGATCGTGATATCAAATTTctcagaaagaaaaaattgggACTTTGGGAATTTTTTAGGGGAAAATTTATCCAAAAgaattatctttttttatttctttttcgtTCTTTTCAGATCGGAATGATTATTATTTCATGACCGGAAAAGATCGTTAACCGgtcaatttcttttgttttgtaattcctggatttcatatttctttatatTGGTCAAATTCTAGTTTTGGTTCTTTTACTGtacttaaatttcaatttagtccctattctttaatttcacataattaaatCCTATTTTCATAATTAGTTAAAATGATACATGACTTTTCTTGAAAGCACTCCTTTCACTATGATGAACAGATAATTTCGATGTTGACATGATGAAATAGAATtggaatttcttttattttaatcaaaacaattaataatattagtaattttatttagttttatatcAATCTCAAGTTAAGATTTTTTGGACTCAAATCAATTTGGGCTTTAATTAAACTGGTGAAGAACTCTTTAGAAAATGACAGTGTTCaaatagagaaaatgaaacagaaaattGATCTCACACTTCATTTCATCAATTATTACATCTTTTAAAGTCAATCAACTACCAAATACCAACCAAATGCTAACCACTAACTATCCTGAAAATTACAGAACATATCAATAAGCACCTAACACATCAGTGCATAAACTGACCAAAGTTCAATCTTTACAAAACGATTTACATTTGTACTAAACTGAACTACCATGCACCAAAAAACATCCAACTGCATAGTTGGCCATCATACAACACTCCTTGGCCTCTGCTGCAAACACCAACACTGTTCCTTAAGCTCTCTAATCTCATAGCTCAAAGGGGCTTTGTCAGCAAATCAGCATGTTGTTCCTCAGAACTGCAATAAACCAACTttacttcatttatttgttCCACTTCTCTCACAAAATGATGTTTGATCTTGAAGTGCTTTGTCTTGCCATAGAAAACAggattctttgcaattgcaacagcagATTGGTTGTCACAAAATATCTCTATTGCTTCTCCTTATATCAGATTCAAATCCATCAATAATTTCcttagccaaatggcttgattaacaGTTGTTGCTATTGCAACATACTCAACTGGAAAATTATGCTTTTCCACCATATTTGAGGAGCTTTTTCTTGAACAGAATAGTGTATTTAGCgtagtttttcattatttttgttatttttatatttttttgttaaataagtgaaaatatacACGATTTATGTCCCTAGTCTGAGGTTTGGTGAACCATATCGAAGTCAACTAACCCTCATTAGTTAATTATTAGAtagtcccttttatttttacattcttttcaatttagtccctagaatAGAATATCTAATTTCTTGCAAACTAATCTTGTTATGAATTGTGTAGACTAGTTATTGCTCAATCGCCTCTTCTTTGTGTTCCATcggaactataaatattacaactgacactTTACGCTAGCAGTAAAACCaagcttttaaaattgttatCTAAATCGATGTTTTAGTGCGCACGCGCAGTCTGTCAAGTTGTTGGTGCCGTTGTCGGGAAAGACGGTAtaaaattgagtaatttttagTGTATATTTTTAGATAGAGATAAACAGCCAAAGTTAGATTTATAGATATgactttattttctatttgtttctattttgttcaaattttgattaattttcttCAATCTCTTGTGCATGTAATAAGTGCTATATGACTTGAACCAGTAACAATATCTTACCATTAGAACCAGAACCGGAACGTAGCATTACATGTTTGATGactaaaaacccaaaataactcaaatagATAACCAAAAATGACTCAATCATAAAGTATCCGTGGTTTAAACTCTTAATGACCCAACTCAAAACCCAAACCTTAAACCTAGATGATACAACATCCAAACTGCCTTGAGCCAAAAACAACTTGAACCCGAACCTAAAATCAACCCAAACCTAAGTTTCCCAAAGCCGAAATTGACTTCAACAGAAATGActcaagaattttaaaatccaaagtCAATTTGATCTAATTCAAAACCAGTAGGATCCGCTCAATTCACGTATAATTCATCCTCAAGTTCATAACACTACTGTTTTAGTCAAAGGTTAGTTCTATCAGTTGGGATTTAACCCCCAACCCCACCGCAAAAAGAAAACACTCAACCTAACAAAAGGGGGGCAGGGAGGAATTCAACCTTAATACAATTTGAAGTGGTAAATAGTGGAGTGAAATGTGCAGCAGAAACCCAGATTATTTGAACTTGTAATATGGACCAAATATTCAAAAGCTACACCAGAAACTTAAAAGAAGCAGAGCACagaatttgtttcaaaaccgAGCAAATAACAACATGACAAGTTCCAAAACCAAGTACATAACAGAAATTGTTGTCCAAGATAAAACCCTGTTGTACTCGTCAACATTTATTATCCAGCTTTGCGGAGAAAAACTCACAAGAACTTCCTGTATGGCCTACCATTATCTTCATCCTGCATATGctgttggaaaaattaccaaatcacTCAGCAATTCAATTTGAGAAATGTACAAAgggaaataaaaatggaaagaaaactATCTCTATTGCACAATGTtcttgcaaacaacacaagacAGAAATCAAACAAGAACTTGCAACAAAAAAATGGGAATCAACAGCTGAAATTGTTAAATCAAATCCtgcaaattaaaaagaaattaaagagtttCAAAGGAGGGTTTTTTCTATTCCTTGCTTTGTCA includes the following:
- the LOC105788990 gene encoding vacuolar protein sorting-associated protein 24 homolog 1; protein product: MEKVMNMIKPKPNPQQLLRDWQRRLRQECRNIERQIRDIQREEKNVQKAIKDAAKRNDMVSAKSLAMEIVRSRRTVNRLYENKAQLNSISMHLGESVAIARTVGHLSKSAEVMKLVNNLMKAPEVAVTMQEFSKEMTKAGVIEEFVNDALDNALDSEDIEEETEEEVDKVLTAIAGETAAQLPEAVRKEKMKQPAQPAAQEEEAIAEGVDDEEELEEIRARLAKVRS
- the LOC105788988 gene encoding serine carboxypeptidase-like, with the protein product MASTFFEKLILLSLFLLVSPLLAKAVSPWKTQLHSSPTAKIQAEKLIRGLNLFPRHAANEGVNEDLTNEPSKIVEKQFKFPVIDAPGPSIQNFAHHAGYYKLPHSKSARMFYFFFESRNSKKDPVVIWLTGGPGCSSELALFYENGPFHLAKNLSLLWNDYGWDKASNILFVDQPIGTGFSYTSDDTDIRHDENGVSNDLYDFLQAFFKQHPQYVKNDFYITGESYAGHYIPAFAVRVHQGNKAKRGIHINLKGFAIGNGLTNPEIQYQAYPDFALNSSLISQSDYVNIKKLVPSCVQAIKSCGSDGGDSCVDSYEICNNVFNQILRIAGTVNYYDIRKQCEGDMCYDFSDVETFLNLKSVREALGVGDIDFVSCSSVVYEAMLMDWMRNFEVGIPSLLEDGIKVLIYAGEYDLICNWLGNSKWVHAMTWSGQKGFSSSPIVPFVVDGVEAGKLKTHGPLTFLKVHDAGHMVPMDQPKASLQMLQKWMHGEIASSETAERIAPK